One segment of Platichthys flesus chromosome 15, fPlaFle2.1, whole genome shotgun sequence DNA contains the following:
- the map6a gene encoding microtubule-associated protein 6 homolog isoform X2: MAWPCISRACCMARFWNQLDKADISVPLVFTKYTDPSEMKHVQLQPPQARVTIETQPSRAEARAASGRAPRRCVSEERVCGSVMREDYKHWKVRPEPSCKPKNEYHGPETPFNSETQYQKDFKPWPIAKRYDHPWIPKAAAGEDPRHAKELAARADADCGVEKGAIADKVQEKDLLPAPERKKRAGKPMVALKVDGEGKGRAAVDAVNRQIKQEIRGDSSYKTEFKAYRDVKPAKMIRAKSQYLPPDEKTCLETSYSATFKGQAPLQPADNKAVDRRRIRSLYSEPYIDPINQVDRYSSRSKPKKSGATAAGQGKPVKKAKDKQSAGLKGSKKTTLENQSENRPAVGDKEKSKEMNNKLAEAKEGAEDEPLRPSHHHSQGAAGGDVPPPLELPEPRRSGGVVRFALDGNQTE, encoded by the exons ATGGCGTGGCCCTGTATCAGCAGGGCGTGCTGCATGGCCCGCTTCTGGAACCAGCTGGACAAGGCGGACATCTCGGTGCCGCTGGTCTTCACCAAGTACACGGACCCGTCGGAGATGAAGCACGTCCAGCTGCAGCCGCCGCAGGCCCGGGTCACCATAGAAACGCAGCCGTCTCGCGCAGAAGCCCGCGCCGCGAGCGGACGCGCGCCGCGGAGGTGCGTCTCCGAGGAGCGCGTGTGCGGCTCGGTGATGCGCGAGGACTACAAGCACTGGAAGGTGCGACCGGAACCGAGCTGCAAACCGAAGAATGAGTACCACGGGCCCGAGACACCATTCAATAGCGAGACCCAGTACCAGAAGGACTTCAAGCCCTGGCCCATCGCGAAGAGGTACGACCACCCCTGGATACCCAAAGCAGCCGCCGGGGAGGACCCGCGGCACGCGAAGGAACTCGCGGCGCGGGCCGATGCGGACTGCGGCGTGGAGAAGGGCGCTATAGCCGACAAGGTGCAGGAGAAAGACCTGCTGCCGGCTCCCGAGAGGAAAAAACGGGCCGGCAAACCGATGGTCGCCCTGAAGGTGGACGGAGAGGGCAAAGGGAGGGCAGCGGTGGATGCTGTGAACAGGCAGATCAAACAGGAGATCAGAGGCGACAGCTCATACAA AACTGAATTTAAGGCCTACAGAGATGTGAAGCCTGCCAAGATGATCCGGGCCAAGTCCCAGTACCTGCCACCGGATGAGAAGACCTGCCTAGAGACCAGCTACAGCGCCACCTTCAAGGGGCAAGCCCCGCTGCAGCCGGCTGATAACAAGGCCGTGGATCGAAGGAGGATACGCAGTTTGTACAGCGAGCCTTACATAGATCCCATCAATCAG GTTGACAGATATAGTTCTCGCTCTAAACCCAAAAAGTCTGGAGCCACAGCAGCTGGCCAGGGCAAGCCAGTGAAGAAAGCCAAAGATAAGCAGAGCGCCGGGCTTAAGGGCTCCAAGAAGACGACCTTGGAGAACCAGTCGGAGAACCGGCCGGCGGTGGGGGACAAGGAGAAAAGTAAAGAGATGAACAACAAACTGGCTGAGGCAAAAGA GGGTGCTGAGGACGAGCCTCTCCGACCCAGTCATCATCATTCCCAgggtgctgctggaggagatgtACCACCACCACTGGAACTGCCCGAGCCTCGGAGGAGCGGCGGAGTCGTTCGCTTTGCCCTAGACGGGAACCAGACTGAGTAG
- the map6a gene encoding microtubule-associated protein 6 homolog isoform X1, translated as MAWPCISRACCMARFWNQLDKADISVPLVFTKYTDPSEMKHVQLQPPQARVTIETQPSRAEARAASGRAPRRCVSEERVCGSVMREDYKHWKVRPEPSCKPKNEYHGPETPFNSETQYQKDFKPWPIAKRYDHPWIPKAAAGEDPRHAKELAARADADCGVEKGAIADKVQEKDLLPAPERKKRAGKPMVALKVDGEGKGRAAVDAVNRQIKQEIRGDSSYKTEFKAYRDVKPAKMIRAKSQYLPPDEKTCLETSYSATFKGQAPLQPADNKAVDRRRIRSLYSEPYIDPINQVDRYSSRSKPKKSGATAAGQGKPVKKAKDKQSAGLKGSKKTTLENQSENRPAVGDKEKSKEMNNKLAEAKEVVLKQYHYIQLCQPIRDISWVQTLKQHLWGCALPNPRGAEDEPLRPSHHHSQGAAGGDVPPPLELPEPRRSGGVVRFALDGNQTE; from the exons ATGGCGTGGCCCTGTATCAGCAGGGCGTGCTGCATGGCCCGCTTCTGGAACCAGCTGGACAAGGCGGACATCTCGGTGCCGCTGGTCTTCACCAAGTACACGGACCCGTCGGAGATGAAGCACGTCCAGCTGCAGCCGCCGCAGGCCCGGGTCACCATAGAAACGCAGCCGTCTCGCGCAGAAGCCCGCGCCGCGAGCGGACGCGCGCCGCGGAGGTGCGTCTCCGAGGAGCGCGTGTGCGGCTCGGTGATGCGCGAGGACTACAAGCACTGGAAGGTGCGACCGGAACCGAGCTGCAAACCGAAGAATGAGTACCACGGGCCCGAGACACCATTCAATAGCGAGACCCAGTACCAGAAGGACTTCAAGCCCTGGCCCATCGCGAAGAGGTACGACCACCCCTGGATACCCAAAGCAGCCGCCGGGGAGGACCCGCGGCACGCGAAGGAACTCGCGGCGCGGGCCGATGCGGACTGCGGCGTGGAGAAGGGCGCTATAGCCGACAAGGTGCAGGAGAAAGACCTGCTGCCGGCTCCCGAGAGGAAAAAACGGGCCGGCAAACCGATGGTCGCCCTGAAGGTGGACGGAGAGGGCAAAGGGAGGGCAGCGGTGGATGCTGTGAACAGGCAGATCAAACAGGAGATCAGAGGCGACAGCTCATACAA AACTGAATTTAAGGCCTACAGAGATGTGAAGCCTGCCAAGATGATCCGGGCCAAGTCCCAGTACCTGCCACCGGATGAGAAGACCTGCCTAGAGACCAGCTACAGCGCCACCTTCAAGGGGCAAGCCCCGCTGCAGCCGGCTGATAACAAGGCCGTGGATCGAAGGAGGATACGCAGTTTGTACAGCGAGCCTTACATAGATCCCATCAATCAG GTTGACAGATATAGTTCTCGCTCTAAACCCAAAAAGTCTGGAGCCACAGCAGCTGGCCAGGGCAAGCCAGTGAAGAAAGCCAAAGATAAGCAGAGCGCCGGGCTTAAGGGCTCCAAGAAGACGACCTTGGAGAACCAGTCGGAGAACCGGCCGGCGGTGGGGGACAAGGAGAAAAGTAAAGAGATGAACAACAAACTGGCTGAGGCAAAAGA GGTTGTGCTAAAACAGTACCACTACATACAACTCTGCCAGCCAATCCGAGACATTAGCTGGGTGCAGACTCTAAAGCAACACCTGTGGGGCTGTGCACTTCCCAATCCCAG GGGTGCTGAGGACGAGCCTCTCCGACCCAGTCATCATCATTCCCAgggtgctgctggaggagatgtACCACCACCACTGGAACTGCCCGAGCCTCGGAGGAGCGGCGGAGTCGTTCGCTTTGCCCTAGACGGGAACCAGACTGAGTAG
- the map6a gene encoding microtubule-associated protein 6 homolog isoform X3, translating to MAWPCISRACCMARFWNQLDKADISVPLVFTKYTDPSEMKHVQLQPPQARVTIETQPSRAEARAASGRAPRRCVSEERVCGSVMREDYKHWKVRPEPSCKPKNEYHGPETPFNSETQYQKDFKPWPIAKRYDHPWIPKAAAGEDPRHAKELAARADADCGVEKGAIADKVQEKDLLPAPERKKRAGKPMVALKVDGEGKGRAAVDAVNRQIKQEIRGDSSYKTEFKAYRDVKPAKMIRAKSQYLPPDEKTCLETSYSATFKGQAPLQPADNKAVDRRRIRSLYSEPYIDPINQVDRYSSRSKPKKSGATAAGQGKPVKKAKDKQSAGLKGSKKTTLENQSENRPAVGDKEKRVLRTSLSDPVIIIPRVLLEEMYHHHWNCPSLGGAAESFALP from the exons ATGGCGTGGCCCTGTATCAGCAGGGCGTGCTGCATGGCCCGCTTCTGGAACCAGCTGGACAAGGCGGACATCTCGGTGCCGCTGGTCTTCACCAAGTACACGGACCCGTCGGAGATGAAGCACGTCCAGCTGCAGCCGCCGCAGGCCCGGGTCACCATAGAAACGCAGCCGTCTCGCGCAGAAGCCCGCGCCGCGAGCGGACGCGCGCCGCGGAGGTGCGTCTCCGAGGAGCGCGTGTGCGGCTCGGTGATGCGCGAGGACTACAAGCACTGGAAGGTGCGACCGGAACCGAGCTGCAAACCGAAGAATGAGTACCACGGGCCCGAGACACCATTCAATAGCGAGACCCAGTACCAGAAGGACTTCAAGCCCTGGCCCATCGCGAAGAGGTACGACCACCCCTGGATACCCAAAGCAGCCGCCGGGGAGGACCCGCGGCACGCGAAGGAACTCGCGGCGCGGGCCGATGCGGACTGCGGCGTGGAGAAGGGCGCTATAGCCGACAAGGTGCAGGAGAAAGACCTGCTGCCGGCTCCCGAGAGGAAAAAACGGGCCGGCAAACCGATGGTCGCCCTGAAGGTGGACGGAGAGGGCAAAGGGAGGGCAGCGGTGGATGCTGTGAACAGGCAGATCAAACAGGAGATCAGAGGCGACAGCTCATACAA AACTGAATTTAAGGCCTACAGAGATGTGAAGCCTGCCAAGATGATCCGGGCCAAGTCCCAGTACCTGCCACCGGATGAGAAGACCTGCCTAGAGACCAGCTACAGCGCCACCTTCAAGGGGCAAGCCCCGCTGCAGCCGGCTGATAACAAGGCCGTGGATCGAAGGAGGATACGCAGTTTGTACAGCGAGCCTTACATAGATCCCATCAATCAG GTTGACAGATATAGTTCTCGCTCTAAACCCAAAAAGTCTGGAGCCACAGCAGCTGGCCAGGGCAAGCCAGTGAAGAAAGCCAAAGATAAGCAGAGCGCCGGGCTTAAGGGCTCCAAGAAGACGACCTTGGAGAACCAGTCGGAGAACCGGCCGGCGGTGGGGGACAAGGAGAAAA GGGTGCTGAGGACGAGCCTCTCCGACCCAGTCATCATCATTCCCAgggtgctgctggaggagatgtACCACCACCACTGGAACTGCCCGAGCCTCGGAGGAGCGGCGGAGTCGTTCGCTTTGCCCTAG
- the map6a gene encoding microtubule-associated protein 6 homolog isoform X4, whose protein sequence is MAWPCISRACCMARFWNQLDKADISVPLVFTKYTDPSEMKHVQLQPPQARVTIETQPSRAEARAASGRAPRRCVSEERVCGSVMREDYKHWKVRPEPSCKPKNEYHGPETPFNSETQYQKDFKPWPIAKRYDHPWIPKAAAGEDPRHAKELAARADADCGVEKGAIADKVQEKDLLPAPERKKRAGKPMVALKVDGEGKGRAAVDAVNRQIKQEIRGDSSYKTEFKAYRDVKPAKMIRAKSQYLPPDEKTCLETSYSATFKGQAPLQPADNKAVDRRRIRSLYSEPYIDPINQVDRYSSRSKPKKSGATAAGQGKPVKKAKDKQSAGLKGSKKTTLENQSENRPAVGDKEKRLC, encoded by the exons ATGGCGTGGCCCTGTATCAGCAGGGCGTGCTGCATGGCCCGCTTCTGGAACCAGCTGGACAAGGCGGACATCTCGGTGCCGCTGGTCTTCACCAAGTACACGGACCCGTCGGAGATGAAGCACGTCCAGCTGCAGCCGCCGCAGGCCCGGGTCACCATAGAAACGCAGCCGTCTCGCGCAGAAGCCCGCGCCGCGAGCGGACGCGCGCCGCGGAGGTGCGTCTCCGAGGAGCGCGTGTGCGGCTCGGTGATGCGCGAGGACTACAAGCACTGGAAGGTGCGACCGGAACCGAGCTGCAAACCGAAGAATGAGTACCACGGGCCCGAGACACCATTCAATAGCGAGACCCAGTACCAGAAGGACTTCAAGCCCTGGCCCATCGCGAAGAGGTACGACCACCCCTGGATACCCAAAGCAGCCGCCGGGGAGGACCCGCGGCACGCGAAGGAACTCGCGGCGCGGGCCGATGCGGACTGCGGCGTGGAGAAGGGCGCTATAGCCGACAAGGTGCAGGAGAAAGACCTGCTGCCGGCTCCCGAGAGGAAAAAACGGGCCGGCAAACCGATGGTCGCCCTGAAGGTGGACGGAGAGGGCAAAGGGAGGGCAGCGGTGGATGCTGTGAACAGGCAGATCAAACAGGAGATCAGAGGCGACAGCTCATACAA AACTGAATTTAAGGCCTACAGAGATGTGAAGCCTGCCAAGATGATCCGGGCCAAGTCCCAGTACCTGCCACCGGATGAGAAGACCTGCCTAGAGACCAGCTACAGCGCCACCTTCAAGGGGCAAGCCCCGCTGCAGCCGGCTGATAACAAGGCCGTGGATCGAAGGAGGATACGCAGTTTGTACAGCGAGCCTTACATAGATCCCATCAATCAG GTTGACAGATATAGTTCTCGCTCTAAACCCAAAAAGTCTGGAGCCACAGCAGCTGGCCAGGGCAAGCCAGTGAAGAAAGCCAAAGATAAGCAGAGCGCCGGGCTTAAGGGCTCCAAGAAGACGACCTTGGAGAACCAGTCGGAGAACCGGCCGGCGGTGGGGGACAAGGAGAAAA GGTTGTGCTAA
- the mogat2 gene encoding 2-acylglycerol O-acyltransferase 2 isoform X1 — protein sequence MHDPAAICCYIPSSISTLDNPFTLPSKWNTPPLFRSWLCKGCSVSRGSFPSLVENMKVDFAPLDVPLQRRLQTATVLQWVYSFLGLAPTCIFLFFYLLFTRYWLISVLYATWWYFDYDTPTRGGRRAPFICGLKVWGYMRDYFPVKLVKTADLDPRHNYVFGFHPHGVLVAGAFTNFCTYATGFRQLFPGITSYMLMLPLWFRAPFFRDYIMCAGLIPSDKESASYPLSRKGTGNAVVIAVGGAPEALDAHPGTYNVMLAKRKGFIKMAMEHGAHLVPVFSFGENEVFDQVDNTRGTWLRWTQEQLQSIMGISLPLFHARGIFQYSFGLMPYRKPINTIVGRPIKVERNIKPTLEELDALHQLYMDELSDLFEEHKGNYGVDKDTHLNFV from the exons ATGCATGACCCCGCCGCTATCTGCTGTTATATTCCCTCCTCCATTAGCACCTTGGATAACCCTTTCACTCTCCCAAGTAAGTGGAACACACCACCTTTATTTCGCTCTTGGCTGTGTAAAG GCTGCAGCGTCTCTCGGGGTAGTTTTCCTTCTCTCGTAGAAAACATGAAAGTTGATTTTGCTCCACTGGACGTGCCCCTCCAGAGGAGACTGCAGACGGCCACGGTGCTGCAGTGGGTCTACTCTTTTCTTGGCCTGG CACCCACCTGCATCTTCCTGTTCTTCTACCTGCTCTTCACTCGCTACTGGCTGATCAGTGTGCTGTACGCCACCTGGTGGTACTTTGATTATGACACCCCAACACGAGGAGGCCGCAGGGCGCCTTTTATTTGTGGCCTCAAAGTTTGGGGATACATGCGGGATTACTTCCCTGTCAAG CTGGTGAAGACAGCTGACTTGGATCCCAGGCACAACTACGTCTTCGGCTTCCATCCCCATGGCGTGCTGGTGGCAGGAGCCTTCACTAACTTCTGCACCTACGCCACAGGATTCAGGCAGCTGTTCCCTGGCATCACCAGCTACATGCTCATGTTGCCCCTTTGGTTCAGAGCCCCGTTCTTCAGAGACTACATCATGTGTGCAG GTTTGATTCCATCTGACAAAGAGAGCGCCAGCTATCCGCTCTCCAGAAAGGGAACCGGTAACGCCGTTGTGATAGCAGTGGGTGGAGCCCCAGAGGCCCTCGATGCTCACCCTGGGACCTACAATGTGATGCTGGCCAAGAGAAAAGGCTTCATCAAGATGGCCATGGAGCATGG agCCCATCTGGTGCCGGTCTTTTCCTTTGGGGAGAATGAAGTGTTCGATCAGGTGGACAACACGAGAGGAACGTGGCTGCGGTGGACACAGGAACAATTACAAAGCATCATGGGGATCTCCCTGCCTCTCTTTCATGCACGTGGCATTTTCCAGTACTCCTTTGGTCTCATGCCCTACAGAAAACCCATCAATACAATAG tcGGGCGGCCGATAAAAGTGGAAAGAAACATAAAGCCAACACTTGAGGAGCTGGATGCCCTTCACCAGCTCTACATGGATGAACTCAGCGACCTGTTCGAGGAGCACAAAGGCAACTATGGAGTGGACAAGGACACTCACCTGAACTTTGTCTAA
- the mogat2 gene encoding 2-acylglycerol O-acyltransferase 2 isoform X4 produces the protein MKRRKLNSNKRNSKESCCSVSRGSFPSLVENMKVDFAPLDVPLQRRLQTATVLQWVYSFLGLAPTCIFLFFYLLFTRYWLISVLYATWWYFDYDTPTRGGRRAPFICGLKVWGYMRDYFPVKLVKTADLDPRHNYVFGFHPHGVLVAGAFTNFCTYATGFRQLFPGITSYMLMLPLWFRAPFFRDYIMCAGLIPSDKESASYPLSRKGTGNAVVIAVGGAPEALDAHPGTYNVMLAKRKGFIKMAMEHGAHLVPVFSFGENEVFDQVDNTRGTWLRWTQEQLQSIMGISLPLFHARGIFQYSFGLMPYRKPINTIVGRPIKVERNIKPTLEELDALHQLYMDELSDLFEEHKGNYGVDKDTHLNFV, from the exons ATGAAGAGAAGGAAGTTAAATAGCAATAAAAGAAACAGTAAAGAGTCTT GCTGCAGCGTCTCTCGGGGTAGTTTTCCTTCTCTCGTAGAAAACATGAAAGTTGATTTTGCTCCACTGGACGTGCCCCTCCAGAGGAGACTGCAGACGGCCACGGTGCTGCAGTGGGTCTACTCTTTTCTTGGCCTGG CACCCACCTGCATCTTCCTGTTCTTCTACCTGCTCTTCACTCGCTACTGGCTGATCAGTGTGCTGTACGCCACCTGGTGGTACTTTGATTATGACACCCCAACACGAGGAGGCCGCAGGGCGCCTTTTATTTGTGGCCTCAAAGTTTGGGGATACATGCGGGATTACTTCCCTGTCAAG CTGGTGAAGACAGCTGACTTGGATCCCAGGCACAACTACGTCTTCGGCTTCCATCCCCATGGCGTGCTGGTGGCAGGAGCCTTCACTAACTTCTGCACCTACGCCACAGGATTCAGGCAGCTGTTCCCTGGCATCACCAGCTACATGCTCATGTTGCCCCTTTGGTTCAGAGCCCCGTTCTTCAGAGACTACATCATGTGTGCAG GTTTGATTCCATCTGACAAAGAGAGCGCCAGCTATCCGCTCTCCAGAAAGGGAACCGGTAACGCCGTTGTGATAGCAGTGGGTGGAGCCCCAGAGGCCCTCGATGCTCACCCTGGGACCTACAATGTGATGCTGGCCAAGAGAAAAGGCTTCATCAAGATGGCCATGGAGCATGG agCCCATCTGGTGCCGGTCTTTTCCTTTGGGGAGAATGAAGTGTTCGATCAGGTGGACAACACGAGAGGAACGTGGCTGCGGTGGACACAGGAACAATTACAAAGCATCATGGGGATCTCCCTGCCTCTCTTTCATGCACGTGGCATTTTCCAGTACTCCTTTGGTCTCATGCCCTACAGAAAACCCATCAATACAATAG tcGGGCGGCCGATAAAAGTGGAAAGAAACATAAAGCCAACACTTGAGGAGCTGGATGCCCTTCACCAGCTCTACATGGATGAACTCAGCGACCTGTTCGAGGAGCACAAAGGCAACTATGGAGTGGACAAGGACACTCACCTGAACTTTGTCTAA
- the mogat2 gene encoding 2-acylglycerol O-acyltransferase 2 isoform X3, with protein MKVDFAPLDVPLQRRLQTATVLQWVYSFLGLAPTCIFLFFYLLFTRYWLISVLYATWWYFDYDTPTRGGRRAPFICGLKVWGYMRDYFPVKLVKTADLDPRHNYVFGFHPHGVLVAGAFTNFCTYATGFRQLFPGITSYMLMLPLWFRAPFFRDYIMCAGLIPSDKESASYPLSRKGTGNAVVIAVGGAPEALDAHPGTYNVMLAKRKGFIKMAMEHGAHLVPVFSFGENEVFDQVDNTRGTWLRWTQEQLQSIMGISLPLFHARGIFQYSFGLMPYRKPINTIVQRLLRWKLSTSRHGDSILNTGTRTNRFNIAGLHKQHMKLKQGAT; from the exons ATGAAAGTTGATTTTGCTCCACTGGACGTGCCCCTCCAGAGGAGACTGCAGACGGCCACGGTGCTGCAGTGGGTCTACTCTTTTCTTGGCCTGG CACCCACCTGCATCTTCCTGTTCTTCTACCTGCTCTTCACTCGCTACTGGCTGATCAGTGTGCTGTACGCCACCTGGTGGTACTTTGATTATGACACCCCAACACGAGGAGGCCGCAGGGCGCCTTTTATTTGTGGCCTCAAAGTTTGGGGATACATGCGGGATTACTTCCCTGTCAAG CTGGTGAAGACAGCTGACTTGGATCCCAGGCACAACTACGTCTTCGGCTTCCATCCCCATGGCGTGCTGGTGGCAGGAGCCTTCACTAACTTCTGCACCTACGCCACAGGATTCAGGCAGCTGTTCCCTGGCATCACCAGCTACATGCTCATGTTGCCCCTTTGGTTCAGAGCCCCGTTCTTCAGAGACTACATCATGTGTGCAG GTTTGATTCCATCTGACAAAGAGAGCGCCAGCTATCCGCTCTCCAGAAAGGGAACCGGTAACGCCGTTGTGATAGCAGTGGGTGGAGCCCCAGAGGCCCTCGATGCTCACCCTGGGACCTACAATGTGATGCTGGCCAAGAGAAAAGGCTTCATCAAGATGGCCATGGAGCATGG agCCCATCTGGTGCCGGTCTTTTCCTTTGGGGAGAATGAAGTGTTCGATCAGGTGGACAACACGAGAGGAACGTGGCTGCGGTGGACACAGGAACAATTACAAAGCATCATGGGGATCTCCCTGCCTCTCTTTCATGCACGTGGCATTTTCCAGTACTCCTTTGGTCTCATGCCCTACAGAAAACCCATCAATACAATAG TTCAACGATTATTACGCTGGAAGTTATCTACGTCACGACATGGCGATTCTATCCTGAATACCGGGACCAGGACAAATCGATTCAACATAGCTGGccttcacaaacaacacatgaaGCTCAAACAAGGAGCAACTT GA
- the mogat2 gene encoding 2-acylglycerol O-acyltransferase 2 isoform X2 codes for MKVDFAPLDVPLQRRLQTATVLQWVYSFLGLAPTCIFLFFYLLFTRYWLISVLYATWWYFDYDTPTRGGRRAPFICGLKVWGYMRDYFPVKLVKTADLDPRHNYVFGFHPHGVLVAGAFTNFCTYATGFRQLFPGITSYMLMLPLWFRAPFFRDYIMCAGLIPSDKESASYPLSRKGTGNAVVIAVGGAPEALDAHPGTYNVMLAKRKGFIKMAMEHGAHLVPVFSFGENEVFDQVDNTRGTWLRWTQEQLQSIMGISLPLFHARGIFQYSFGLMPYRKPINTIVQRLLRWKLSTSRHGDSILNTGTRTNRFNIAGLHKQHMKLKQGATCK; via the exons ATGAAAGTTGATTTTGCTCCACTGGACGTGCCCCTCCAGAGGAGACTGCAGACGGCCACGGTGCTGCAGTGGGTCTACTCTTTTCTTGGCCTGG CACCCACCTGCATCTTCCTGTTCTTCTACCTGCTCTTCACTCGCTACTGGCTGATCAGTGTGCTGTACGCCACCTGGTGGTACTTTGATTATGACACCCCAACACGAGGAGGCCGCAGGGCGCCTTTTATTTGTGGCCTCAAAGTTTGGGGATACATGCGGGATTACTTCCCTGTCAAG CTGGTGAAGACAGCTGACTTGGATCCCAGGCACAACTACGTCTTCGGCTTCCATCCCCATGGCGTGCTGGTGGCAGGAGCCTTCACTAACTTCTGCACCTACGCCACAGGATTCAGGCAGCTGTTCCCTGGCATCACCAGCTACATGCTCATGTTGCCCCTTTGGTTCAGAGCCCCGTTCTTCAGAGACTACATCATGTGTGCAG GTTTGATTCCATCTGACAAAGAGAGCGCCAGCTATCCGCTCTCCAGAAAGGGAACCGGTAACGCCGTTGTGATAGCAGTGGGTGGAGCCCCAGAGGCCCTCGATGCTCACCCTGGGACCTACAATGTGATGCTGGCCAAGAGAAAAGGCTTCATCAAGATGGCCATGGAGCATGG agCCCATCTGGTGCCGGTCTTTTCCTTTGGGGAGAATGAAGTGTTCGATCAGGTGGACAACACGAGAGGAACGTGGCTGCGGTGGACACAGGAACAATTACAAAGCATCATGGGGATCTCCCTGCCTCTCTTTCATGCACGTGGCATTTTCCAGTACTCCTTTGGTCTCATGCCCTACAGAAAACCCATCAATACAATAG TTCAACGATTATTACGCTGGAAGTTATCTACGTCACGACATGGCGATTCTATCCTGAATACCGGGACCAGGACAAATCGATTCAACATAGCTGGccttcacaaacaacacatgaaGCTCAAACAAGGAGCAACTTGTAAGTAA